ACAAAAATGGGATCATAGCCAAAGCCCTTTTCGCCTAGGCGTTGGGGGGCAATTTGGCCGGGGGCGATGCCTTCAAAATAATGGATGTCATCTGGACCGAGATAGAGGCAGATGACCGTTCTAAATTGGGCGCTACGATCTTGGGCCTGGGCCAATTCTTTTAGTAGCAAATCCATATTATCATCGGGATTTTTTTGTGGCCCGGCATAGCGGGCGGTATATACCCCTGGTGCGCCATTTAGGGCGGCTACTTCTAGGCCAGTATCTTCAGAAAAGCAGGGGTAGCCATAGTGGTCCCAGACGTATTGGGCCTTTTGTAGGGCATTGCCTTGCAGGCTATCTTGCTCTTCGGGAATATCTTCTAAACAACCAATATCGGGCAGAGAGAGAAAATCGTATTGCTCGCCCAACTGGGCCTTTATTTCACGGATTTTGCCCGCATTGGCGGTCGCCATGACCAACTTTTTCTTTTGCATTGCTTCTGTCGTTATTTTTCTGAAGGGAAAATATCTTGTAAGGCCCGCCAAAGGGCCAGCTTGTGCTGCTTTTGTAGGGCAATCTGTTGTAGGCTAATGCCCTGCAATAATTGTAGGCCCTGATAATGGACCAATTGATAGAGGGGCAGCTCGAGCCGCAAGCCCAAAACCGCTGTGCTGAGGCCAAAGAAAAAACAGGGCGCTAGGGGCTTTTCCTGCAACTGAAAACTTTGCTTTGGGGGGCAGGGAACAACTTGTACCTCTTTCTCTAAAGATAAGCCCACCGCCTGCATGACCTTAGCCAAAAAATCGAGCTCCTCGGCCGTATGTTCTTGGGCCAAAAAAACATAAGCTTTTTGATTGGCGGCTAGCGAAAGCGGCCGCTGAGGAATCTGATAGAGTTCAGTTTCAAAGAAATTTAAATTAAACTTCATTTTATTGGCTTTTATGAAAGCGAATAGGCCTTTAATTGCTGTTTGTCTTCCTCTTTGCCCAAGAAACTAAAGATAATAAACTGCCTGACTGGCCTAAAATATTATCAGTCAATTCTAAGGAGCTCAAAATAATGCAGGAGCAATAAAAAGGTTGTACAAAATATTATTCCTATATATAGCTTATTATTTGTTTTTTATTCTAAACAAATGTTAATAGTTTTCTGTTAACAGAATTTTTTGTATCTTCACGATCCGAAAGCCATAGGCTAGTCCTGAGGAAGTAAAGCATTTTAGTGGGAAGCTATTCCGTGGAGATTTCTTTTTCTGTTAGGGTTCAAAAGTACGGAAAAAGCCGAAGAGTTTGGACTATTTGCAAGGCTGCGGCAATCATCTTTAACCTCATCTAATATATATATAGTATGAAATATCCAATTTCAGTGGAGCTGACGAAGCAATCTCGTCTGGCCGAGGTAGATTTTGATAATTTGATTTTTGGTCGTGTGATGTCAGATCATATGTTTGTGGCTGACTACATTGATGGCGAGTGGACCGATTGCAGAATTCTCCCTTATGGCCCAATGCCTATGAGCCCTGCTATTATGGCTTTGCATTATGGGCAGGCTATTTTTGAGGGGATGAAGGCGAATAAATCAACCAAAACGGGAGAGCCTATTTTGTTCCGTCCCGAATTGCATGTGGAGCGCCTCAATCGTTCTGCTAAGCGTTTGGCCATGCCAGAAATCCCCGCCGAAATTTTCTTAGAAGGGGTACATCGTTTGGTCGATTTGGATCGTGACTTTATTCCTCAATCAGAAGGATCGGCCCTTTATCTTCGTCCGCATATGTTTGCTACAGATGCTTATTTGGGTGTTCGAGCTAGCGATACTTACCGTTTTGTGATTATGAGCTGCCCTGTAGGGCCTTATTACCCCAAGCCGGTTAAAATTAAGGTAGCTGAGAAATATGTCCGTGCTTTTCCTGGTGGAGTAGGCTTTGCCAAGGCTGCTGGCAATTATGCCGCTACTTTGGCTCCAGCTCTAGAAGCTAAGGAGCAGGGCTTTGACCAGATTTTATGGTTGGACGGTAAAGAGTTTAAGTATTTGCAAGAGTGTGGGACCATGAATATCTTTGTGGTCATTGATGGCAAAGTGATTACGCCTCCTACCACAGATGCTATTTTGGCGGGCATTACTCGCGATAGCTTGATTCACTTGCTCAAAGACAAAGGCTTTGAGGTAGAGGAACGCAATATTTCTATCCAAGAGGTGGTGGAAGCCCATCAAGCAGGTAAACTAGACGAAATGTTTGGTTCTGGAACAGCGGCGGTCATCTCTCATATCTCAGACTTTAGCTATAAGGGCGAAAACTTTGAGTTGTCTCCCATCGAGGGCCGTAAAGTAGGACCTATGGCCAAAAAGTTAATTCAAGATTATAAGGTAGACGCCGTAGAAGATACTTTTAATTGGTTGCTGCCTGTACGCAGGACTAACAAAGAACTGTCTAAGTAAGTATAGTCAGTTTTTAGTAGAGCAAAGCTGCTTCTCTATTTTAGGGAAGCAGCTTTTTGTTTTGGGCCAAACTGCATTGTTGAGTTAAAAAAAAAGGGGCATTCCTTTAAGGGCCTAGATAAAAAGTTATTTTTGTAGCATCTTGCTTTGGAGCGAGCAGGCGGCGAAGCCGTCTGCAGGCTAAAGGCCAAATAGAAGCCCTGTTACTTCTATCCTTTGATTTAATTTCCTGCTATTCTGCGTTATTTTTCTCCCCCATAGCTAAGGCTATGCCTTTAAAAAATGCCTTGACTAGCCTGAAATTCTTATCAAAGAATGGCCGAAGCGCCAGGACTTCCATTCGGCCTAGCGATGTGTAGGGGTGGCCGTTAGGCCAGACCGAGCCGCCGCAGGCGGCGAAGGGCCGAGCAGACCTGCGAGCCCCGAAGCGTAGCGCCGACGAGCGCAGCGAGGCGGAGGCCCCCAAAAAATAAAAAACTAAATTTTCATCATTAGGTCCTGTTGGGCCAATTACTCATTGATACTGCTATTCTGTATGGATTTCATGACAATTTTCTTTCTCATTATTGGCTTTGTGTTGCTCATCAAGGGAGCCGATTATCTGGTAGATGGGGCTTCGGCGGTGGCCAAGCGCTTCGGGATTCCGGATATTATTATTGGTTTGACGGTGGTGTCTATGGGGACCTCTGCGCCCGAGTTGGTGGTTAGTGTGGGCTCTGCTATGAAGGGGTCTACGGGTTTGGTCTTTGCCAATGTGATAGGGAGTAATATCTCTAATACCTGTTTGATTTTGGGTGTGGCCGGGCTAATTGTGCCCTTAGTGGTGCAATCGACCACCGTAAAATATGAGTTGCCTTTATCTATTTTGATTATTCCCCTGCTCTTTATTTTGTCTAATGATGCCATGCTTTGGGGGGCCGAAACAAGCACGCTCAGCCGCATCGATGGCTTTATTTTATTGGGCCTATTTGCGGGCTTTTTGTACTATGTTTTCCGTTCTGCCAAAAACAATCCCGATGAGGTAGAGCAGATTGATCCCTTACCCGCATGGAAATCGGCTATCTTTATTGTGGGCGGTATTGCGGGCCTTATTGTTGGAGGAGACTGGGTGGTCAGTTCGGCCAAAGAAATAGCCACGACCTTTGGTATGACGGAGCGTTTGGTGGGGCTTACCGTTGTGGCGGTAGGGACCTCCTTGCCCGAACTAGCGACCTCTGTGGTAGCCGCCATGAAACGCAATTCTGATATTGCGATTGGTAATGTGGTGGGCTCGAATATCTTTAATGTACTCTTGGTTTTGGGGACTAGTGCGGCTATTATGCCCACCAATTACGAGCTAGCCATCAACTTTGATTTATACTTCCTAATGGCGGTCAGTTTTGTCTTATTTGCCTTCTTTTTTGTGGGCACTTTGCGCAAAGAAAGCCTCTATACCCTAGACCGCTGGGAGGCGGCCCTTTTATTGGTTGCAATCATTGGATACTTTGCCTATATCATCGTCAATGACCCAGGTGTAGCCGCTGTAGGCTAGGGTTTTTGCCAAAGGCTATCGATGCCGGGATATTCTTTTTTGGCCCAGCGCCACAAGCGTTTTTCCCAGCGTTTTAGGGCCTTATTATTTAGCTGATGGGCCTGCCAATGGGCAGAAAAAACAAGAGAATCGCCTTGATAAAAGGCCATAGAAGAAACTGGCGCTCCTGGCATAGGGGGCGGCAGTTCTTTTGTTTGGGGCCTAGGGGCTTTGGGGCCCAATTTATTGGGGCCTTGGGCCAAGAGTTCTTCCTGTTGGTTGGCCGATTTACGGACAATTTGCAGGCCCTGGCTATCTAACTTCATCCGCACCGACTGCTGATAGGGGGGAGGGAGACTAGGGTTGCCATTATAATATTCTAGGCGGTCCCAATTGGGGCCTTTATGGCAGGCAAAAAGCAGCAGGCAGGCCAAGAGGCTAGGCCCAAAAATCTTAAAATGCATAAAACTGGATTTAATGTAGGGCTAAGTTAAGAAGTTGTTGGAACATTTAGGGACGCATATTTTTTTGGGGCTGCCGCTACGCCCTTCGGTTGTCGAACTGGCGCCCCTTTGGGGCTGGTTGTCCCTTTGGTCGGGTCGCTCCACTTTGCAGCTCGCAGGCTTGCTCGGCCCTGCAGCCCTTCGGGCTTGGGTCTGCCGCCTGCGGCGGCCCTGCTTCGGCAGCTCAGCCTGCGGGCGCTTCGCGCCCTGTCCACCGCAGAAAAAAGCGGGACAAAAAGACCATAAAAGGGAACTAAAAAAGAATTCCTCTAAACAAAATTTAACGATAGTTAAAACCGATCAAAAGAAATTAAATTTTGGGCAAAGGGGCCTTTTCTTATATAAAAGAGAGTAAAGCTATCATTTTACTGCTAAAAGCTTCTAATTGAAGCAACTGCGGCCTAGAAACTAGGGGGCAAAAAAAATAAAATTCCTTTGCATAGGTGGCGAAACTGCATATCTTTGCAGCGAATTTAAGAAAACCATCATAAGCTAAACAGCATGCTTAAGAAAATTTATAGCCTTCTAGTAATTGCGATTTTGGGCCTTTTTGTAGGTCAGAATCAGGCTTATGCTTCTGGGGGCGATGACCCCATTGAGGCGGTCATGCACCACATTGGCGACGCACATCAATTTCACATTGTAGGCGATATGTATTTGCCTTTGCCTTGTATTGCGTATAGCGATGCGGGTTTTTTCTTTAGCCTATCTTCTGCTTTCGAGTATAGCCATGCCAATCATATGAGCAGCAAAGCCATTGATGGTTATGTCTTGTATCATGATGAGTTGATGCGCATCAAGGGAGATTTCCCTGCTGGTGTTGTAGAACTAAAAACAGATGGACATGCCGATGCACATTCAGATCAGCCCATGCCTGGCCATAGCGATGCTCATGGCGACAAGCAGGTGGTCGATGAGCATGGCGTGCATACAGAGGGTGGCCATGATCGTGATGAAGTGCATGTGATGCACCAGATTACGCATGATGGAAAAACCTATGAGCTAGAGTCGGCTAGCAAGCTACAAACCATGACTAGCTGGTATGATTTCTCGGTAACGAAGAATGTATTTTCTATGTTTTTGGCCTTCTTGCTATTGGTGCTCATCTTTAGCTCGGTAGCCAAAGCTTATAAAAAGAATCAAGGAAAAGCGCCCAAAGGCCTTCAGTCTTTGCTAGAGCCTATCTTTGTATTTATGCGCGACGAAGTGATTGAGCCTGCAATTGGCCACAAATGGGAGAAATTCTTCCCCTTCTTGATGTCGCTATTTTTCTTTATCTTGTTCTCTAACTTGTTGGGCCTCATTCCTTTCTTCCCTGGAAGTGCCAACATTACCGGAAACTTGGGGGTAACTTTGGTCTTGGCCGTATTTACCTTCTTGGTGACCAACATCAGCGGAAATGGCCACTACTGGCGCCACGTTTTTGCTATGCCTGGTGTACCTCTTCCCATTTTGATTTTGTTGACGCCTATTGAGGTGGTGGGTTTGTTTATTAAGCCTATTACGCTCTTGATTCGTTTGTTTGCAAACATTACAGCCGGTCACATTATCATCCTTTCATTGGTTAGCTTGATTTTCATCTTCTCTAATGGAGGCGAAAACACAGGCGGTGCCGTAGGAGGTGGAGCGATTGCTGTTCCTTTTGTATTTGCCATGAACTTCTTGGAGCTCTTTGTAGCTTTCTTGCAAGCCTTCATCTTTACTTTGCTTTCTTCTATTTATATCGGTGCAGCTGTAGAAGAGCACCATCATGAAGAAGCGCACTAGATTTCGACTAACGATTATTATTTATATTTTTTTCATTCTTTAATCATTACTTATTATGGGACCTCTTGGAGCTGGACTAGCTGTTATCGGCGCAGGCCTTGGAATTGGACAAATTGGCGGTAAAGCCATGGAAGGTATTTCACGTCAACCTAAGGCGGCTGGTGACATCCGTACAAGTATGATTATCGCTGCTGCTCTTGTTGAGGGTGCTGCCCTCTTTGCTATCGTAGTAGCTTTGATCAAAGAGTAATTTTAACTCTTCAAGCTGACTCGGCAACGATTGGTTGTCGAGCAGCTTCTTTTCTTTTAGAATTTATACTATTTACTATAATACACATATATACTCTGCCTTATGCTTTATCTAGCAGACTTCTCTGTGATGAATCCAAGCTTCGGCTTGTTGTTCTGGACCAGCATCATCTTTATCTTGGTATGGTTGGTAATCGGCCGCTTTTTCAAGAGTATCAAAAATGCGCTTAAAGATCGTGAAACCGACATCCAGTCGGCTCTAGATCAGGCCAAATTGGCTCGTGAAGAAATGGCTCAACTAAAATCTGAGCATGACGTATTGTTGAAAAAAGCTCGTGAAGAGCGCTTGAAAATTATTGCTGATGCTGAGGCCGCTCGCGAGCAAATTGTAGAAGAAGCCAAAGCTAAAGCAGACCAAAGCAGCCGCCAGATGATTGAGGCCGCTAAAGTAGAAATTGAGAACCGCCGCAAAGAATTGGAGGTGGAGCTCTTTAACGAACTCGGTCAACTTTCTGTACATCTTGCAGAACAACTCATTGGCCGCGAACTAGAAAACAAGCATGAGGATTTCATTCAGTCTAAAGTGACTGAGTTGAAAAATACAGACCTCGCTCAGCTCAACTAATTTTTTCTTCCTCTAACTTTTAGCTATTATGTCTATTAGCCGTATTGCCGCTCGCTACGCCCAATCACTCTTTGATTTGGCCCAACAAGAGCAAGCACTCGATCAAATTCATGAGGATGTAAAAAGTATTGAGCAGGTGGTAGAATTGCCCGATTTTGAGGCAGTCATGAGAAACCCACTGATCTCTACCGAGAAAAAAGAAAACATCTTCGAAGCCGTGTTCAAAGGGAAAATTCACCCTCTGGCCCTCAATACTCTGATGGTCATGGCTGAACACAAAAGAGAACGCTACCTTAGCGCTTTCTGCCACTTCTTCCACAACCTCTACACTGAGTATAAAGAGGTTTCTATCGTTAAACTGACCACGGCCACTGCCGTTAGCCAAGCCGCTATTGACAATATTTTGGCTGGCTTTCAAGAAAAAGGCCTAATCAAAAAAGATATTGAACTAGAGGTGGCTGTAGATCCTAGCCTTATTGCTGGATTTGTGCTCGAGTTTAATGATAAAGTATATAATGCCTCTGTGGCGCAAAAGCTCTCTGAGCTGAGAACCAAATTTAGTCAAAACCTCTATACTAAAAATATTTAAAGATATGGTTGACGTAAGACCGGACGAAATCTCCGCAATATTGAAAGAGCAAATTACTGGTTTTGGCGCCGGTGCAACGCTCGAAGAAGAAGGTACCGTATTGGAAGTGGGTGATGGTATCGCCCGTATCTATGGTTTAACAAATGTAGCGGCCGGTGAATTGGTCGAATTCAAAGATAAAGGGGTTCAAGCTATCGCCCTTAACTTGGAAGAAGATAACGTAGGGGTTGTACTTATGGGTCCTTCTGAAAAGATTAAAGAGGGAGACAAAGTAAAACGTACTGGCCGTATCGCTTCTATCGATGTAGGAGAAGGTATGCTTGGCCGCGTAATCAATCCTTTGGGCCAACCCCTAGACGGACGTGGCGCTATCAAAGGAGAACGCTACGCTATGCCCCTAGAGCGTAAAGCTCCTGGTGTAATTTACCGTCAGCCTGTAAATGAGCCACTCCAAACAGGAATCAAAGCTATCGATGCCATGATTCCAATCGGACGTGGACAACGTGAGTTGATTATCGGTGACCGCCAAACGGGTAAAACCGCTATCGCTATCGATACTATCCTCAACCAAAAAGAATTTTACGATCGCAATGAGCCCGTATATTGTATCTACGTCGCCGTAGGTCAAAAAGCTTCTACTGTAGCTATGGTAGCTAAAACACTAGAAGAAAATGGCGCTCTTCCTTATACCGTAATCGTTTCTGCAGCAGCTTCTGATCCTGCTCCCCTTCAGTTCTACGCTCCCTTTGCTGGTGCCGCTGTAGGTGAGTTCTTCCGCGATACAGGACGCCCCGCTCTTATCGTTTATGATGATTTGTCTAAGCAGGCGGTAGCCTACCGTGAGGTATCTCTACTGCTACGCCGTCCTCCCGGACGTGAGGCTTATCCCGGTGACGTTTTCTACCTTCACTCTCGTTTGCTAGAACGCGCCGCCAAAGTAATCAACAATGATGAGATCGCTCGCGAAATGAACGATTTGCCCGATTCACTCAAAAACGCTAAGGATGCTCAAGGTAATCCTATCGTGAAAGGTGGTGGATCTCTTACGGCTCTTCCTATCATCGAGACACAAGCAGCCGATGTTTCTGCTTATATCCCAACTAACGTAATTTCTATTACCGATGGTCAGATCTTCTTAGAGTCTAACCTTTTCAACGCCGGTGTGCGCCCCGCTATTAACGTAGGGGTGTCTGTATCTCGCGTAGGGGGTTCTGCTCAGATCAAACCCATGAAAAAGGTATCTGGTACCCTTAAGTTGGACCAAGCTCAGTACCGCGAATTGGAGGCTTTTGCCAAGTTTGGCTCTGACCTCGATGCAGCCACTAAGCTCGTTCTCGATAAAGGTGCCCGTAACGTAGAAATCCTAAAGCAACCTCAGTACTCTCCCGTTTCTGTAGAGAAGCAGGTAGCCATTATCTACTGTGGTACTAAAGGCCTTTTGCGTAACGTTCCCGTCGATCGCGTTAAAGAATTTGAACGCCTGTTCTTGATCGAACTCGATCGCCGCCTACCTGATGTACTTACTGCTTTCCGCAACAAAAAGTACAACAAAGAAGATCTCGCTAAGATCGAAGCACTTGCCGCCGAAATGACGCAGCAGTTCGCTTAATCATATACTCTGAGGGTTTGGGCTAGCCCCGCTAGCCCAAACCCTTCTTTTCTTATTTTCACCATCTAGATGTCTCGAAATGGCCAACCTTAAAGAAGTACGTGACCGCATTCAGTCGGTAAACTCTACGCAGCAAATTACCAAAGCGATGAAGCTGGTAGCGGCCTCTAAGTTGCGTCGTGCCCAACAAGCTATCACGCAATTGCGCCCTTACTCAGAAAAACTCAATAGCATTTTGTCTAACATTATGCTCACTATTGAAGAAGGAGCAGATGAGTCTGGCTACTCTAATGAACGCCAAATCAATAAGGTCTGCCTAGTGGTGATTAGCTCTAACCGTGGCCTTTGTGGTGCCTATAACTCTAATGTAATCAAACAGGTGGTCGGCCTGCTAGAAGAAGGAGGAAAATACCACAAGCAATATGAAGCCGGCAACGTTTCTATGCTCTTTATCGGTAAAAAAGCATACGATATCCTCAAAAAGACCTACACTAAGGCTACCTTGATTACGGATTATCTCGAAATCGTAGGTAAAGATTTCTCTTCTCAACATTCTATGCCTATCGCCGAAATGCTTATGCAGCAGTATCTGGACGCAGACTATGACGCTATTGATATCGTCTACGCTAAGTTCCGCAATGCCGCTATGCAAGAGTTTGAAGTAGAACAGTTCCTCCCTATCGCCAAAGCAGAAGCTCCAGAAGGTCAAGAAGACTTTTCTGTAGACTTTATCTTTGAGCCACCCAAAGAGGACCTGCTCGAATATCTCACGCCTACTATCCTCAAAACGCAGTTTCACAAAACTATCCTAGACTCTAATGCCTCTGAGCATGGTGCCCGTATGACGGCTATGGATAAAGCTTCTGAAAATGCCGATGAGCTCTTGCGTGAACTCAAAATTAACTATAACAAAGCTCGCCAAGAAGCAATTACTACCGAGTTGGGAGAAATTGTGGGCGGTGCCGCCGCTCTCGAAAGCCAATAGGCCAAAAGAGAGATATACAAACAAAAAAAGGAAGCCAATCGGCTTCCTTTTTTATTTCACTAGCTTGGTTCTAGTTTGCACCAGGACGACGCTTCTGTGAAGAGGCATCATCGGTAGTCGTTGCTCCACCACGCTTCTTCTGTGCATCAGCATCTCCTTTGGTAGTTGCTCCACCACGACCCTTCTGAGGATCTTTAGTGGCTCCACCAGAAGTAGCTTCTTCAGCAGGAGTTGTAGATGAGCTCTCGCTACCAGAGGTAGCAGATCCAGAGCTAGGCGCAACAGGACGAGTGCTGCCACCAGCAGTAGCACCGCTCTTTGTAGGCTCCTCAGGAGTAGCCTCGCCATTCTCTTCTTTGTACAAGCGCATAGCCTCTTCATCAGCAGTTTCTTGGCATTTCTGCATCTGCTCTTCCATGAATTTGGTCTTTAGCTCTTCATATTTGGCGTCAATTTTCGCCTGCTCACCATCATCAAAAGAAGATAGCAAACCAAAGGCACCCAACCCTAGGCAAAAGGCACCCGCAAACAATAGTTGCTTTTTCATAACTATATCGGTTTTATAAAAGTCAAAATAAAATTACTGCTCAGCTTCTCCTTCTCCTTCTGCTTGCTCTGCCATAGCCTGAGCAATAGAGTCCTTTTTAGCCGCTACCAATTCGTCGCACTTTTTAGTGGCTTCTTCCATTAGGGTAGCTTCTTCTGTTTTTAGTTTTTCTTCCGCTTTTTTGGCAATATCCGCCTCGCTAGAAGCTCCGCCGCCGCAGCTAACGACAGAAAAGGCCATAAGGCCTAGGCTCAAAGCGCCTACAATTAGTTTTTTCATGATCTTGTACTTTTGATAAAATGATTCGTGAATAGACTCAAATTGCTTGCTAAAAAGCTTTTTGAGCCTATACAAATTTAAGATAAAATATCAGATATACAAGCGCAAAGCCCTGTTTTACTATGCTTCTAGGGCTGGCTTTTCTCCTTTTTTAAAATGCTAGGGCATAAAATCTTCCTGCTTTTTGTTTTCGTTTTTTTGGGGCCCGCGGCCAGCTTGCTGGCCGCCGCTATGCTGCGGGGCTCGCTGTTCGCTCGGCCCTGCAGCCGCCTGCGGCGGCTTGGGTCTGGCCTACGGCCCCCCCTCCGCAGCGCTGGGCCGCTCATCTGTCTTTTTTCTTTTGGTCTTCTTCTTCGGCAGT
This genomic interval from Saprospira grandis contains the following:
- the atpF gene encoding F0F1 ATP synthase subunit B, translated to MLYLADFSVMNPSFGLLFWTSIIFILVWLVIGRFFKSIKNALKDRETDIQSALDQAKLAREEMAQLKSEHDVLLKKAREERLKIIADAEAAREQIVEEAKAKADQSSRQMIEAAKVEIENRRKELEVELFNELGQLSVHLAEQLIGRELENKHEDFIQSKVTELKNTDLAQLN
- the atpG gene encoding ATP synthase F1 subunit gamma; translation: MANLKEVRDRIQSVNSTQQITKAMKLVAASKLRRAQQAITQLRPYSEKLNSILSNIMLTIEEGADESGYSNERQINKVCLVVISSNRGLCGAYNSNVIKQVVGLLEEGGKYHKQYEAGNVSMLFIGKKAYDILKKTYTKATLITDYLEIVGKDFSSQHSMPIAEMLMQQYLDADYDAIDIVYAKFRNAAMQEFEVEQFLPIAKAEAPEGQEDFSVDFIFEPPKEDLLEYLTPTILKTQFHKTILDSNASEHGARMTAMDKASENADELLRELKINYNKARQEAITTELGEIVGGAAALESQ
- the atpE gene encoding ATP synthase F0 subunit C, yielding MGPLGAGLAVIGAGLGIGQIGGKAMEGISRQPKAAGDIRTSMIIAAALVEGAALFAIVVALIKE
- the rdgB gene encoding RdgB/HAM1 family non-canonical purine NTP pyrophosphatase, producing MQKKKLVMATANAGKIREIKAQLGEQYDFLSLPDIGCLEDIPEEQDSLQGNALQKAQYVWDHYGYPCFSEDTGLEVAALNGAPGVYTARYAGPQKNPDDNMDLLLKELAQAQDRSAQFRTVICLYLGPDDIHYFEGIAPGQIAPQRLGEKGFGYDPIFVPQGHERSFAQMTLAEKQELSHRGQAVRQLSQFLAQL
- the atpB gene encoding F0F1 ATP synthase subunit A, coding for MLKKIYSLLVIAILGLFVGQNQAYASGGDDPIEAVMHHIGDAHQFHIVGDMYLPLPCIAYSDAGFFFSLSSAFEYSHANHMSSKAIDGYVLYHDELMRIKGDFPAGVVELKTDGHADAHSDQPMPGHSDAHGDKQVVDEHGVHTEGGHDRDEVHVMHQITHDGKTYELESASKLQTMTSWYDFSVTKNVFSMFLAFLLLVLIFSSVAKAYKKNQGKAPKGLQSLLEPIFVFMRDEVIEPAIGHKWEKFFPFLMSLFFFILFSNLLGLIPFFPGSANITGNLGVTLVLAVFTFLVTNISGNGHYWRHVFAMPGVPLPILILLTPIEVVGLFIKPITLLIRLFANITAGHIIILSLVSLIFIFSNGGENTGGAVGGGAIAVPFVFAMNFLELFVAFLQAFIFTLLSSIYIGAAVEEHHHEEAH
- a CDS encoding DNA polymerase III subunit psi, with the translated sequence MKFNLNFFETELYQIPQRPLSLAANQKAYVFLAQEHTAEELDFLAKVMQAVGLSLEKEVQVVPCPPKQSFQLQEKPLAPCFFFGLSTAVLGLRLELPLYQLVHYQGLQLLQGISLQQIALQKQHKLALWRALQDIFPSEK
- the atpH gene encoding ATP synthase F1 subunit delta; protein product: MSISRIAARYAQSLFDLAQQEQALDQIHEDVKSIEQVVELPDFEAVMRNPLISTEKKENIFEAVFKGKIHPLALNTLMVMAEHKRERYLSAFCHFFHNLYTEYKEVSIVKLTTATAVSQAAIDNILAGFQEKGLIKKDIELEVAVDPSLIAGFVLEFNDKVYNASVAQKLSELRTKFSQNLYTKNI
- a CDS encoding branched-chain amino acid aminotransferase; translated protein: MKYPISVELTKQSRLAEVDFDNLIFGRVMSDHMFVADYIDGEWTDCRILPYGPMPMSPAIMALHYGQAIFEGMKANKSTKTGEPILFRPELHVERLNRSAKRLAMPEIPAEIFLEGVHRLVDLDRDFIPQSEGSALYLRPHMFATDAYLGVRASDTYRFVIMSCPVGPYYPKPVKIKVAEKYVRAFPGGVGFAKAAGNYAATLAPALEAKEQGFDQILWLDGKEFKYLQECGTMNIFVVIDGKVITPPTTDAILAGITRDSLIHLLKDKGFEVEERNISIQEVVEAHQAGKLDEMFGSGTAAVISHISDFSYKGENFELSPIEGRKVGPMAKKLIQDYKVDAVEDTFNWLLPVRRTNKELSK
- the atpA gene encoding F0F1 ATP synthase subunit alpha, with the translated sequence MVDVRPDEISAILKEQITGFGAGATLEEEGTVLEVGDGIARIYGLTNVAAGELVEFKDKGVQAIALNLEEDNVGVVLMGPSEKIKEGDKVKRTGRIASIDVGEGMLGRVINPLGQPLDGRGAIKGERYAMPLERKAPGVIYRQPVNEPLQTGIKAIDAMIPIGRGQRELIIGDRQTGKTAIAIDTILNQKEFYDRNEPVYCIYVAVGQKASTVAMVAKTLEENGALPYTVIVSAAASDPAPLQFYAPFAGAAVGEFFRDTGRPALIVYDDLSKQAVAYREVSLLLRRPPGREAYPGDVFYLHSRLLERAAKVINNDEIAREMNDLPDSLKNAKDAQGNPIVKGGGSLTALPIIETQAADVSAYIPTNVISITDGQIFLESNLFNAGVRPAINVGVSVSRVGGSAQIKPMKKVSGTLKLDQAQYRELEAFAKFGSDLDAATKLVLDKGARNVEILKQPQYSPVSVEKQVAIIYCGTKGLLRNVPVDRVKEFERLFLIELDRRLPDVLTAFRNKKYNKEDLAKIEALAAEMTQQFA
- a CDS encoding calcium/sodium antiporter produces the protein MDFMTIFFLIIGFVLLIKGADYLVDGASAVAKRFGIPDIIIGLTVVSMGTSAPELVVSVGSAMKGSTGLVFANVIGSNISNTCLILGVAGLIVPLVVQSTTVKYELPLSILIIPLLFILSNDAMLWGAETSTLSRIDGFILLGLFAGFLYYVFRSAKNNPDEVEQIDPLPAWKSAIFIVGGIAGLIVGGDWVVSSAKEIATTFGMTERLVGLTVVAVGTSLPELATSVVAAMKRNSDIAIGNVVGSNIFNVLLVLGTSAAIMPTNYELAINFDLYFLMAVSFVLFAFFFVGTLRKESLYTLDRWEAALLLVAIIGYFAYIIVNDPGVAAVG